Proteins encoded in a region of the Mycolicibacterium chitae genome:
- a CDS encoding MCE family protein, whose amino-acid sequence MKPFAERNPFLVGLTGATLTVGIALVSLNYDKLPFSGSSRSYSAYFAEAGGLQAGAPVQVAGFRVGEVSNIDLDGNRILVDFDVDKGVHLGELTEARIRTKSLLGSKVLEITARGEGRLDSTIPVERTMSPYQLPDALGDLSATISGLDTDTVSDALATLADTFQHTPPDLRAAIEGVGRFSDTLGQRDTELRNLLSNASKATGVLSERADQVAELVSNSNALLAQLSSQSTALQQISRNLSSFAQQLAAFIEENREQMKPALDKLNGVLAIVDNRKERVTEAIVYLNKYTMSLGDAVGSGPFFKAYLSNAPGQLVQPFIDAAFSDLGLDPNVKLPSELITPQTGQPATPALPEPFPRTGQGGEPRLTVPDAITGNPGDPRYPYREPLPAPPPGGPAPGPPALWPNGEAPQLLPEVEPTSTPDVGSPAGPVPHGGGGQ is encoded by the coding sequence ATGAAACCGTTCGCCGAACGCAACCCCTTCCTCGTCGGGCTCACGGGCGCCACGCTGACCGTCGGTATCGCGCTGGTCTCGCTCAACTACGACAAGCTTCCCTTCAGCGGTTCGTCCCGCAGCTACTCCGCGTACTTCGCCGAGGCCGGCGGCCTGCAGGCGGGCGCCCCGGTGCAGGTGGCCGGGTTCCGGGTGGGGGAGGTCTCCAACATCGACCTGGACGGCAACCGGATCCTCGTCGACTTCGACGTCGACAAAGGTGTGCACCTCGGTGAGTTGACCGAGGCCCGGATCCGCACCAAGAGCCTGCTGGGCTCCAAGGTCCTCGAGATCACCGCCCGCGGTGAGGGACGACTGGACTCGACGATCCCGGTGGAGCGCACGATGTCGCCCTATCAGCTGCCCGACGCCCTGGGCGATCTGTCCGCCACCATCAGTGGTCTGGACACCGACACGGTGTCCGACGCGCTGGCCACCCTGGCCGACACCTTCCAGCACACCCCGCCGGATCTGCGGGCCGCGATCGAAGGCGTCGGACGGTTCTCCGACACGCTCGGCCAGCGCGACACCGAACTGCGCAACCTGTTGAGCAACGCCAGCAAGGCCACCGGGGTGCTCTCCGAGCGCGCTGACCAGGTCGCCGAGTTGGTGTCCAACAGCAATGCGCTGCTGGCCCAGCTGAGTTCGCAAAGCACTGCGCTGCAGCAGATCTCCCGCAATCTGTCGTCGTTCGCCCAACAGCTCGCGGCGTTCATCGAGGAGAACCGCGAACAGATGAAGCCCGCCCTGGACAAGCTCAACGGGGTCCTGGCCATCGTCGACAACCGCAAGGAACGCGTCACGGAGGCCATCGTGTACCTGAACAAGTACACGATGTCGCTGGGCGATGCCGTCGGGTCGGGCCCGTTCTTCAAGGCGTACCTGTCGAACGCGCCGGGTCAACTGGTGCAGCCGTTCATCGACGCGGCGTTCTCGGATCTGGGTCTGGATCCCAACGTGAAGCTGCCCTCGGAATTGATCACGCCGCAGACCGGCCAACCGGCGACCCCGGCGCTGCCGGAACCGTTCCCGCGCACCGGTCAGGGCGGTGAGCCCCGGCTCACGGTGCCCGACGCCATCACGGGCAACCCGGGCGACCCGCGGTATCCGTACCGGGAACCGCTGCCCGCGCCGCCGCCGGGCGGGCCCGCTCCCGGACCGCCGGCGCTGTGGCCCAACGGTGAAGCGCCGCAGTTGCTGCCCGAGGTCGAGCCCACGTCGACGCCGGATGTCGGCTCACCGGCCGGCCCGGTCCCGCACGGCGGAGGAGGACAGTGA
- a CDS encoding MCE family protein, with protein MRTNLRRVVVNLTVFVVACVVATFGLLAIFANLRFSDQPLYKAEFTDVSGLEINDFVRVAGVEVGQVKKISVQQNSLAVVEFSANPSVSLTEATKAQIRWANPIGDRYMALVEGAGDMQRLPADGTIPVARTEPALDLDTLLGGFRPLFRALDPEQVNTLSSALIQAFQGEGATIGSFLSHAATVTNTLADRDQLIGQVITNLNTVLGTFGGQTEQFGKAVDSLSELVQGLEQRKVDVTNAVAYTNEASATVSDLLMQARAPFKETVAQSDRVNSLALADHEYLDNLLNSLPDAYKRLARLGNRGDFIPEYLCSMSLKLNGKGGQPVYVKLIEQSTGRCAPK; from the coding sequence GTGCGAACTAACCTGCGACGTGTCGTCGTCAACCTAACCGTGTTCGTGGTGGCGTGTGTTGTCGCCACGTTCGGTCTGCTGGCGATCTTTGCGAACCTGCGGTTCTCCGATCAGCCGCTCTACAAGGCCGAGTTCACCGACGTGAGCGGCCTGGAGATCAACGACTTCGTCCGCGTCGCCGGCGTGGAAGTCGGTCAGGTGAAGAAGATCTCGGTCCAGCAGAACTCGCTGGCGGTCGTCGAGTTCTCCGCCAATCCTTCGGTGTCCCTCACCGAGGCCACCAAGGCGCAGATCCGCTGGGCCAACCCGATCGGCGACCGCTACATGGCGCTGGTGGAGGGTGCCGGCGACATGCAGCGGCTACCCGCCGACGGCACCATCCCGGTGGCCCGCACCGAGCCGGCGCTGGACCTCGATACGCTGCTGGGCGGGTTCCGTCCGCTGTTCCGCGCGCTGGACCCCGAACAGGTGAACACGCTGTCGAGCGCGTTGATCCAGGCGTTCCAGGGCGAGGGCGCGACCATCGGGTCGTTTTTGAGCCACGCGGCCACGGTCACCAACACGCTCGCCGACCGCGATCAGCTGATCGGGCAGGTGATCACCAACCTCAACACCGTGCTGGGCACCTTCGGCGGCCAGACCGAGCAGTTCGGCAAGGCGGTCGACTCGCTGTCGGAGTTGGTGCAGGGCCTCGAGCAGCGCAAGGTCGACGTCACCAACGCGGTGGCCTACACCAACGAAGCCTCGGCGACGGTTTCCGACCTGCTGATGCAGGCGCGCGCGCCATTCAAAGAGACTGTCGCGCAGTCCGATCGGGTCAACTCGCTGGCGCTGGCCGATCACGAGTACCTCGACAACCTGCTCAACTCGCTCCCCGATGCCTACAAGCGGCTGGCGCGCCTGGGCAACCGCGGCGACTTCATCCCCGAGTACCTCTGCTCGATGTCGTTGAAGCTCAACGGCAAGGGCGGTCAGCCGGTCTACGTCAAACTCATCGAGCAATCCACGGGGAGGTGTGCACCGAAATGA